The following are from one region of the Gaiellales bacterium genome:
- a CDS encoding Hpt domain-containing protein, which produces MTDPRRARYVALFASEARSLLSGARRALELWIDAPGEREPAEEIFRALHTVKGMAASLEFAAATDLVHA; this is translated from the coding sequence GCACGTTACGTCGCTCTCTTCGCATCGGAGGCGCGGTCGCTGCTGAGCGGCGCGCGTCGCGCGCTCGAACTGTGGATCGACGCTCCCGGCGAGCGTGAACCGGCCGAGGAAATCTTTCGCGCGCTGCACACGGTCAAGGGGATGGCTGCATCGCTGGAGTTCGCCGCAGCGACCGATCTCGTGCACGC